aagaaaaaagtaagtgaaccctttggaattgccagaatttttacttttttttatatattcataaATTGTGGTCTGAAGACTTATTTCCTGATTTTATCCCTATTGGATTGTCCAAAAACATTTGGTTTCCTCAACATTTTGTAAATCTTCTTTGCagatacaggaaatgtttggtggaggtgattgctgctaaCATTTATAGTGTCATGGCTTCACTTATTTTTCCCCCCTGTACTGTGGATATTTACGTATGTATGTATCTGTATTATCACTACCTTCTGACATTagaacatatacaatatacaatgtACTGCTGCCAGAACAATCACTTGGATATTTTTGGCCACCTGCGCTTTTTGCCATTTTCTGTGACATTTCTGGGTGTATTTTTGCCCACTAGGGTTTTCTTCATGGCACTTTTCTCCTATAGAGAAGGTGATCTGAAAATCCTTGGAAAACTGGCAAAAGCTACAGCAGGCTGTGTTTTTTAAAAGAATCCATAAAGACTAAAAACGCCACCTATTTAACAAAAACACCAGTACAAAAAAGTGCTTATACgtcatttcatatttcccatggATCTTCAGCGACCATCTGGCGGAACCCGCAgaaaaagtataatggaaaggattgcacctcttctgtgtttttaCCCACTGGTTTTGACttacaaaggcctcatgcacacgaccgttattagtgtccgcatccgagccactgtttttgcggctcggatgcggacccattcacttcaatggggccgcaaaagatgcgaacagcactctgtgtgaattggcatttctacaatgggctgcccgttccgtaaattgcagaaGACACACaggtggcttctgttttttgcggatccgcggtttgcggaccccaaaaaaacggaacggtcgtgtgcatgaggccaaatactgatgaaaaatactgaccaaatactgaccatgtgaaagtagccttaggctccagtcacacgtccgtggtgtgttgtgtacccgcaaattgcggatccgcaacacacccgcccggcacccctatagaaattgcctatttttgtccacagctgcggacaagaataggacatgttctatcttttgcggagctgtggACCCGAAGATTGggtgtgctgtctgcaaaattgcggaacggatgcggacccatttgcagacgtgtgaatagacccttactgTTTTATGTGTGATTGACACAAAACCTCTTCTCTTCTTGAAGCTACATTTACACAACAATATGTAATTTTGTGGGCTGCAATACgccgatccgcaaaatatggatgacatacgtGTGATGCCCATGTTGCATCAggtgccacaggtgccctcctgaattcaactgcattgccgtcctgaggacgatGGTACAGTTTCATACTTTGGcgtgggtggcagtattttgtgctgcactgtagcatctggttctgctggggcagtatattgttctacactgtggtatatagttctgctggggtagtatattgtgctgcactgtggtatctggttctgctgggcagtacATTGTTCTACACTGTGGTACATAGTTCTGCTGGGCAGTACATTGTTctacactgtggtatctggttctgctgggcagtacATTGTTCTACACTGTGGTACATAGTTCTGCTGGGCAGTACATTGTTctacactgtggtatctggttctgctgggcagtacATTGTTCTACACTGTGGTATAtagttctgctggggtagtatattgtgctgcactgtggtatctggttctgctgggcagtacATTGTTCTACACTGTGGTatatagttctgctggggcagtatattgtgctgcactgtggtatctggttctgctgggcagtacATTGTTCTACACTGTGGTATATAGTTCTGCTgggcagtacattgtgctgcactgtggtatctggttctgctgggcagtacATTGTTCTACACTGTGGTATATAGTTCTGCTGGGCAGTACATTGTTCTACACTGTGGTATATAGTTCTGCTGGGCAGTACATTGTTctacactgtggtatctggttctgctgggcagtacATTGTTCTACACTGTGGTacatagttctgctggggcagtatattgtgctgcactgtggtatctggttctgctgggcagtacATTGTTCTACACTGTGGTatatagttctgctggggcagtatattgtgttgcactgtggtatatggttctgctggggcagtatattgtgctgcactgtggtatttggttctgctgggtaggtattttgttctgcactacagtattcCTGGCCACACCCACTTCAGGTAGCCCCGCCTTCTATCCGTTTTGACCCACcaacaacatagggccacttttagtttttttccagggccactttaagttcccagtctgaccCTCACCATTGCAAAAAATCCAGCATGAtcacttgtgacttttttttccccataataaaaCATTGAAGTTGGAATGTGGTCAGCGTGGTCAGTGCCATGTTGCGGTGGAACCCCAACCTTACAATGGTAACTATATGTAaataatttcataattttttatttatgatcTCTCTCTGAATTCTAGGGATGAATGCGACTGTGAGAAGGATGGATCAAGTAATTAATATCTTTGCCCCATTATCTGTGGGTCAGGTCATGACTTGGGCCTCCAATGTGGTTGGCTGCGGTTTCATTCTTGGTTGGAATCTGGTTTCGCTGCTCGTGGAATTTATTTTCCTCTCCAGAGTTTATAAAATGGTTCCTCAGCTGGCTGTAAAACCACAGCAATCCATCGGAGGGCATTACATCGAGCGCCAGCTGGAGCTTATAAATGTGCAAGGTGCGATATGTTATTGAAACAAGGTTTAACACAGTTTTATAATAACTTGTATGACATAAAAAAAAGGGTGGAGAATTATCAAtactagtgtaaaggaaaatggcttagttgcccatagcaaccaatcagattccacctttcattcttcagagcgcggtggaatctgattggttgcattgGAAGGATTTGCTCTAGTATATCTCTGACATAAGGCTGTGACATATACCATATATACAACTGTAGAGTCATAGAATGGCACACATCGGCCATAAAGAAAACCTATACCATGTGGTGTCCACAGGGGCGCACCACAAATTAGGCGGGGTGAGGTGAGGCAAAACCCCGGAGATAAGTGGGGGCAGCAGCAGGGCTGTGGGCAATAAGTGCTTCGTCTctctatattcaactgtatcaccgacCTCAGAACGCTGCGGTGGGACACGGGAAATTCCGTTCTTATATACATTCTGTCTGCAGCAACTTAACTCACTAACTGTTTACTCATAAGTACCTTCTATTTCCACAGGTGACCTGCCAATCTGCGCAGTCATAAGTGACTTCATTAGTACTCCAACAATTCCTAGTGTATCAGATAAAGAGGAGCCCCGAACTCCAGAGCCCACAGCAGAGGGCACTTCGGCACTTCCAGGTTGCTTCCAAGATGTCCGCAGGATGCTACGCACCTGTACAGACGGATGGAAATCCTACTACAGACAATCTGTCTTTTTAGCAGGTTTAGGATTGGCCTTCTTGTACACCACAGTACTGGGCTTTGATTGTATTACTACAGGTTATGCCTACACTCAGGGGATAAGTGGCTCTCTGCTCAGCATACTTATGGCCGTGTCTGCCATCTCAGGGTTAATGGGCACGTTTCTGTTTACCAAGCTCAGAAGACATTATGGCTTGGTGGTCACAGGAATTATATCCAGCTGCCTCCATGTTAGTTGTTTAATGCTTTGCGTATTTTCAGTCTTCGCCCCTGGAAGCCCATTCGACTTGGGCATTTTCTCTGTCATTATCGGTATGAATTCTTCTTCAAACACCGAGAAACTGCATCAGAACCAACTCCATATTTATCCATCTCAAGGGAATATCAACCAGCCCATCCTCTCCGACCGCTCCTCAATCCACTGGACTAACAATACTGTGTTGTTTGAGAGCGTCCGTGCCGGTGATCTTCCGGACTCCTACATCTCAATCATACTGCTGTTTTCAGGAGTAATATTGGCGAGAGTGGGTAAGTTCACTCTGGCTGGAAGGCCCACAGTTCTTCCCAAATTTACAATAGGGCGCATTTCTGAATAGGGttctaagtagtgttgagcgaacttgtgttttgaagttcggcgtacaaggttcgggttatctaagtcTGTTATGGATTCATAAGGGACTTATTAGATAACCTGgaccttgtacaccgaacttcaaaacacaagtttgcccaacactaataataatacaTAGACATATACTTCATACACTCGTCCCTaattattatgtgtgtgtgtgtgtatatatatatatatatatatatatatatgtatatatatacacacacacatgctaCCAATGACAAAATCTGCATGtacttttatggggggggggggggattctgagttttgctatggggccccaggaTTTCTATGTACTCCCCTGGTCCCACCACTCAGACCCAGGCCCCTTCTCGCGTCACtgcaattcacttctatgggacttccaaaaataagtGAGCACTTTACATGGAGAACAAATCTTactgcatacagtacagaccaaaagtttggacacatcttctcattcaaagagttttctttattttcatgactatgaaaattgtagattcacactgaaggcatcaaaactatgaattaacacatgtggaattatatacataacaaaaaagtgtgaaacaactgaaaatatgtcatattctaggttcttcaaagtagccaccttttggtttgattactgctttgcacactcttggcattctcttgatgagcttcaagaggtagtcacctgaaatggtcttccaacagtcttgaaggagttcccagtgatgcttagcacttgttggcccttttgccttcactctgcggtccagctcaccccaaaccatctcgattgggttcaggtccggtgactgtggaggccaggtcatctggcgcagcgccccatcactctccttcatggtcaaatagcccttacacagcctggaggtgtgtttggggtcattgccctgttgaaaaataaatgatggtccaactaaacgcaaaccggatggaatatcatgccgctgcaagatgctgtggtagccatgctggttcagtatgccttcaattttgaataaatccccaacagtgtcaccagcaaagcacccccacaccatcacacctcctcctccatgctttacggtgggaaccaggcatgtagagtccatccgttcaccttttctgcgttgcacaaagacacggtggttggaaccaaagatctcaaatttggactcatcagaccaaagcacagatttccactggtctaatgtccattccttgtgttctttagcccaaacaagtctcttctgcttgttgcctgtccttagcagtggtttcctagcagataatctaccatgaaggcctgattcacacagtctcctcttaacagttgttctagagatgtgtctgctgctagaactctgtgtggcattgacctggtctctaatctgagctgctgttaacctgcgatttctgaggctggtgactcggatgaatttatcctccgcagcagaggtgactcttggtcttcctttcctggggcggtccgcatataagccagtttctttgtagtgcttgatggtttttgtgactgcacttggggacactttcaaagttttcccaatttttcggactgactgaccttcatttcttaaagtaatgagggccactcgtttttctttacttagctgcttttttcttgccataatagtctattcagtaggactatcagctgtgtatccacctgacttctccacaacgcaactgatggtcccaaccccatttatatggcaagaaatcccacttattaaacctgacagggcacacctgtgaagtgaaaaccatttcagatgactacctcttgaagctcatcaagagaatgccaagagtgtgcaaagcagtaatcaaagcaaaaggtggctactttgaagaatctagaatatgacatattttcagttgtttcacactttttttgttatgtatataattccacatgtgttaattcatagttttgatgccttcagtgtgaatctacaattttcatagttatgaaaataaagaaaactctttgaatgagaatgtgtgtccaaacttttggtctgtactgtacatcttaTCCGTACATCTCGTCTTATCCATGATAAATTTTGCTCAACCACTGTTTACATAGGTtcctggctctccttaaagggcttctgtcaccccattaaaccgtttttttttttttttctttactaataatccctaaactgcgatctcatcatacataagctaattaatgattttcgttcagtagaatttgttaaaaatcgatttttgaaatatgtaaattaccttgctaccagcaagtagggcggctacttgctggtagcagccgcatcctccgatggtaatgacgccccctctgcttgttgattgacagggccagcggacgggatctttctctgctggccctgcctgttttgattcaatatctggcgcctgcgccgcagccgtacctctcttcaatctgcgcaggcgcactgagaggcggccactcgctcggccgctccatcctcaatgcgcctgcgccgatgacgtcacatctacacccggcgcaggcgcattgaggagcgagcggccagcagagaaagatcccgtccgctggccctgtcaatcaacaagcagagggggcgtcattaccatcggaggatgcggctgctaccagcaagtagccgccctacttgctggtagcaaggtaatttacatatttcaaaaatcgatttttaacaaattctactgaacgaaaatcattaattagcttatgtatgatgagatcgcagtgtagggattattagtaaagaaagaaaaaaaaacggtttaatggggtgacagaagccctttaaagagaccagctctctatggagacttactggaagtgctccatggtatggagatCTATTGGCAGCGCTCCAATGGAAAACAATATGCGAAGAGGTATCTGATgaatatttggcttggctattttcccttgttatgtcccaaattttgttaaaaagtcagatttTAACTCATTGATAGCAACTTGCACAAGGTGGCACTAGTGAGATAATGCTGAAGCACTGTGAATTGCTTAAAGATCTGTCACAGAAATAGCAAAACATGGTTGCAAATGGCACGTCTTTCTTGTGACGCACATTGACCCACATTTGCCAATGCAAGTGCATCATA
This sequence is a window from Bufo gargarizans isolate SCDJY-AF-19 chromosome 5, ASM1485885v1, whole genome shotgun sequence. Protein-coding genes within it:
- the LOC122939470 gene encoding solute carrier family 40 member 1-like — translated: MLEELEEFEGPGNERAEAQPPSTQEKGKKKLLGPAVNYLMGPRFLVYVSCALSIWGDRMWHFAISVFLIELYGHNLLLTAVFGLVVAGSVLVFGAIIGDWIDRKPRNKVAHASLFIQNSSVTACCIVLMLVFSYKNEIEQIWHGWLTIFCYGVVIILADLANLASTALTITIQKDWIVVITGDNRSQLAGMNATVRRMDQVINIFAPLSVGQVMTWASNVVGCGFILGWNLVSLLVEFIFLSRVYKMVPQLAVKPQQSIGGHYIERQLELINVQGDLPICAVISDFISTPTIPSVSDKEEPRTPEPTAEGTSALPGCFQDVRRMLRTCTDGWKSYYRQSVFLAGLGLAFLYTTVLGFDCITTGYAYTQGISGSLLSILMAVSAISGLMGTFLFTKLRRHYGLVVTGIISSCLHVSCLMLCVFSVFAPGSPFDLGIFSVIIGMNSSSNTEKLHQNQLHIYPSQGNINQPILSDRSSIHWTNNTVLFESVRAGDLPDSYISIILLFSGVILARVGLWSFDLTVTQLLQENIPESERGVVNGVQSSMNYLMDLVHFIMVILAPQPQQFGLLVIISILFVIAGHTMYFFYTKKYKSKERESPNTPA